From a single Pseudophryne corroboree isolate aPseCor3 chromosome 6, aPseCor3.hap2, whole genome shotgun sequence genomic region:
- the LOC134936074 gene encoding zinc finger protein 84-like, with translation MMSLTEERPHLCSECDRSFTHKSYLIRHQRSHTGEKPFTCSECGKCFSLKSHLVIHQRIHTGEKPFECSECRKCFSQKAELVIHQRSHTGEKPFECTECSKCFSHKLSLVIHERSHTGEKLFTCSECRKCFSLKSYLVIHQRIHTGEKPFECSECRKCFPRKAELVIHQRSHTGEKPFECTECRKCFPLKWNLVIHQRSHTGEKPFTCSECRKCFPRKAELVIHQRSHTGEKPFECTECRKCFPLKWNLVIHQRSHTGEKPFTCSECRKCFSQKSELVMHQIVHTKEKPFECTECRKCFSLKSNLVIHQRSHTGEKPFECTECRKCFSQKSHLVIHQRSHTGEKPFECTECRKCFSQKSHLVIHQRIHTGEKPFTCSECSKCFSHKSHLVIHQRSHTGEKPFTCSECSKCLTSKKTLSNHMRSHSEGLNAACVS, from the coding sequence ATGATGAGTCTCACAGAAGAGagaccacatctgtgctctgagtgtgacagaagctttacacataaatcatatcttatcagacatcagagaagtcacacaggagagaaaccatttacatgttctgaatgtgggaagtgTTTTTCCCTGAAGTCACATCTCGTTATAcaccagaggattcacacaggagagaaaccatttgaatgttctgaatgtaggaagtgtttttcccagaaggcagagcttgttatacatcagaggagtcacacaggagagaagccatttgaatgtactgaatgtagcaagtgtttttcccataagttatctcttgttatacatgagaggagtcacacaggagagaaactatttacatgttctgaatgtagaaAGTGTTTTTCCCTGAAGTCATATCtcgttatacatcagaggattcacacaggagagaaaccttttgaatgttctgaatgtaggAAGTGTTTTCCCCGGAAGGcagagcttgttatacatcagaggagtcacacaggagagaagccatttgaATGTACTGAATGTAGGAAgtgttttcccctgaagtggaatcttgttatacatcagaggagtcacacaggagaaaaaccatttacatgttctgaatgtaggaaGTGTTTTCCCCGGAAGGcagagcttgttatacatcagaggagtcacacaggagagaagccatttgaATGTACTGAATGTAGGAAgtgttttcccctgaagtggaatcttgttatacatcagaggagtcacacaggagaaaaaccatttacatgttctgaatgtaggaagtgtttttcccagaagtcagagCTTGTTATGCATCAGATAGTTCACACAAaagagaaaccatttgaatgtaCTGAATGTAGAAAGTGTTTTTCCCTGAAGTcgaatcttgttatacatcagaggagtcacacaggagagaaaccatttgaatgtaCTGAATGTagaaagtgtttttcccagaagtcacatcttgttatacatcagaggagtcacacaggagagaaaccatttgaatgtaCTGAATGTagaaagtgtttttcccagaagtcacatcttgttatacatcagaggattcacacaggagaaaaaccatttacatgttctgaatgtagcaagtgtttttcccataagtcacatcttgttatacatcagaggagtcacacaggagagaaaccatttacatgttctgaatgcagcaagtgtttaacTAGTAAGAAAACACTCAGTAATCACATGCGGAGTCACTCTGAGGGCCTGAATGCAGCTTGTGTATCATAA